A single Triticum dicoccoides isolate Atlit2015 ecotype Zavitan chromosome 2A, WEW_v2.0, whole genome shotgun sequence DNA region contains:
- the LOC119352014 gene encoding translation initiation factor IF-2-like has protein sequence MAATRKPRSPSAAAAAGDHLRFLRPGALARLRDARLRRRSKPAYSRPAPASPQPQPSPSPPPAPAAGGDGESGPFVPYVVPGSRFLAPRCPQRKKLTAGKVVPLFSPPMPSPDLPFEAVMEFFNAPDMVVAAH, from the coding sequence ATGGCAGCCACGCGCAAGCCCCGatccccgtccgccgccgccgcggccggcgACCACCTCCGCTTCCTCCGCCCCGGCGCCCTCGCCCGCCTCCGCGACGCCAGGCTCCGCCGCCGCTCCAAGCCCGCCTACTCCCGCCCGGCCCCGGCCTCGCCGCAGCCACAGCcgtccccctctccccctcccgcgcCCGCGGCGGGCGGGGACGGCGAGAGCGGGCCCTTCGTGCCCTACGTCGTGCCCGGGTCCAGATTCCTCGCGCCGCGCTGCCCGCAGCGGAAGAAGCTCACGGCGGGGAAGGTGGTGCCGCTCTTCTCGCCGCCGATGCCCAGCCCGGACCTGCCATTCGAAGCGGTTATGGAGTTCTTCAACGCGCCGGATATGGTCGTCGCCGCCCACTAG
- the LOC119356535 gene encoding starch synthase 3, chloroplastic/amyloplastic-like, translated as MEMALRAQSPLCSRSRPVLLVRPAVPGLAQPIVKCSRFARSRLVRCMVASSDYPKRNPRRSSAPKPKGTASRGYAPRPSTESWTSTKKTEHSSADEDADLGTSNGTLSSEATEQTSTAEEEYEVEFSGNVSSSVELKGVSEEEVDQKQPPALSSTSMDVESTDESSEVDFSGNVSSSTELKGVNEVGTEEEAGQKQPPALASTSMGVESVNEATEQTSTADESSEVDFSGNVSSSVVLEVVDESETEEEADQKQSSALASTSMDSESIDRELEEYRVRISALVGASTRGKDQSSIGFHGQDKSVITSDEQDISAVDVPQQSQSVVGVTREDPTEQTTSKNLMARKHSSSEDGVGASKDANEEPLVAGDELRITEDEEQREPEMQEQVQMDVDPQALKRRLEELADENYSIGNKCFVFPQLVEADSVIDLYLNRSMSALASEPDILIKGAFNGWRWNHFTEKLRRSELTGDWWCCKLYIPKQAYRLDFVFFNGDTVYENNSYNDFVLHIESDIDEHSFEDFLLEEKQRELERLAAEEAERERQAEEERRKEEERAAMEADRAQAKAEVEMTRNKLQHVLGLASRYADNLWYIQPSTYKGGDRVRLYYNRSSRPLKHKNEIWLHGGYNNWTDGPSIVERLVKSEEKDGDWWYANVTLPESALVLDWVFADGSPGNASKYDNNGKQDFHAAVSKSISDDLFWVEEERRIFERLQRERTEKEDAGRRKAEITARMKAEMKEKTMREFLLSQKHIVYTEPLEVRAGTTVDVLYNPSNTVLNGSPEVWFRCSFNRWTHPSGPLPPQKMVNAENGSHLQATVRVPLDAYMMDFVFSESEEGGIYDNRDGMDYHIPVSDSMAKEPPMHIVHIAVEMAPIAKVGGLGDVVTSLSRAIQDLGHKVEVIFPKYDCLNLSNVKDLHCRQSFTWGGTEIKVWFGKVEGISVYFLEPQNGMFWVGCVYGRNDESRFGFFCHSALEFLLQSGSSPDIIHCHDWSSAPVAWLYKQHYVHNGLPNGRVVFTIHNLEFGVNHIGKAMAHCDKATTVSYTYSKEVSGHGSIAPHYFKFHGIRNGIDSDIWDPYNDNYIPVHYTSENVVEGKSSAKRALQEKLGLHQTDSPLVGIISRLTAQKGIHLIKHAIYRTLERNGQVVLLGSAPDHRIQGDFSNLAAKLHGEFDGRVKLCLTYDEPLSHLIYAGADFILVPSIFEPCGLTQLTAMRYGSIPIVRKTGGLYDTVFDVDDDKDRACEQGLEPNGFSFEGADSNGVDYALDRAITTWYDARDWFHSLCKRVMEQDWSWNRPALDYMELYHSARKN; from the exons ATGGAGATGGCTCTCCGGGCGCAGAGCCCGCTCTGCTCCCGGAGCCGCCCGGTGCTCCTCGTGCggcccgccgtccctggcctcgcgcaG CCTATCGTCAAGTGCAGCAGATTTGCAAGAAGCAGGCTGGTTCGATGCATGGTGGCAAGCTCAG ATTATCCCAAGAGGAATCCGAGGAGATCATCAGCTCCAAAGCCCAAGGGCACTGCCTCTAGAGGATATGCTCCAAGACCTTCTACCGAATCTTGGACCTCCACGAAGAAGACTGAGCATAGCAGCGCTGATGAAGACGCTGATCTCGGCACAAGCAATGGGACGCTCAGTAGCGAGGCAACAGAGCAGACAAGTACCGCAGAAGAAGAGTATGAGGTGGAATTCTCAGGAAATGTTTCTAGCAGCGTGGAGCTGAAGGGTGTGAGCGAGGAAGAGGTTGACCAAAAGCAGCCTCCTGCATTGTCTTCCACATCCATGGATGTTGAGTCGACAGACGAATCATCTGAGGTGGACTTCTCAGGAAATGTTTCTAGCAGCACCGAGCTGAAGGGTGTGAACGAGGTCGGGACTGAAGAAGAGGCCGGCCAGAAGCAGCCTCCTGCATTGGCTTCCACATCCATGGGTGTTGAGTCAGTTAATGAAGCAACAGAGCAGACAAGTACCGCAGATGAATCATCTGAGGTTGACTTCTCAGGAAATGTTTCTAGCAGCGTGGTGCTGGAGGTAGTGGATGAGTCTGAGACTGAAGAAGAGGCTGACCAGAAGCAGTCATCAGCATTGGCTTCCACCTCCATGGATTCTGAGTCAATTGACAGAGAACTTGAGGAGTACCGTGTCAGAATAAGTGCACTGGTGGGTGCAAGCACTCGAGGAAAGGACCAATCGAGTATTGGTTTTCATGGACAAGACAAATCGGTAATTACTTCTGATGAGCAAGACATATCAGCTGTTGATGTTCCTCAACAAAGCCAGTCAGTTGTTGGTGTCACCAGAGAAGATCCAACAGAACAAACCACCAGCAAGAATCTCATGGCAAGAAAGCATTCTTCATCAGAAGATGGCGTCGGGGCAAGTAAAGATGCCAATGAAGAGCCATTGGTTGCTGGTGATGAACTGAGGATAACAGAGGATGAAGAACAACGTGAACCAGAGATGCAAGAACAGGTACAGATGGATGTTGATCCTCAAGCACTAAAGCGAAGGCTTGAAGAGCTTGCAGATGAAAATTATTCGATTGGGAATAAGTGTTTTGTTTTTCCTCAATTAGTGGAAGCTGATTCAGTTATTGATCTGTACTTAAATCGTAGCATGTCGGCCTTAGCAAGTGAGCCTGATATTCTTATCAAAGGGGCATTCAATGGTTGGAGATGGAACCATTTCACTGAAAAATTGCGTAGAAGTGAATTAACAGGGGATTGGTGGTGTTGTAAGCTCTACATACCCAAGCAGGCATACAGATTAGACTTTGTGTTCTTTAATGGTGACACCGTCTATGAAAACAACAGTTATAATGATTTCGTCCTGCATATAGAAAGTGACATTGATGAACACTCATTTGAGGACTTCTTGCTTGAAGAAAAGCAAAGGGAACTTGAAAGGCTTGCTGCAGAAGAAGCTGAAAGGGAAAGACAAGCCGAGGAGGAGCGCCGGAAGGAGGAAGAAAGGGCCGCAATGGAGGCTGACAGGGCACAGGCAAAGGCTGAGGTTGAGATGACGAGGAATAAATTGCAGCATGTCTTGGGTTTAGCCAGCAGATATGCCGATAATCTATGGTATATACAGCCTAGCACATACAAAGGAGGGGATAGGGTCAGATTATACTATAATCGAAGCTCGAGACCACTAAAGCATAAAAATGAGATTTGGTTGCATGGGGGTTACAATAACTGGACTGATGGGCCCTCTATTGTTGAGAGGCTAGTCAAATCTGAAGAAAAGGATGGTGATTGGTGGTATGCAAATG TTACTCTACCTGAAAGCGCATTGGTGTTGGACTGGGTTTTTGCTGATGGATCACCTGGGAATGCAAGCAAGTATGATAACAATGGGAAGCAAGATTTTCATGCTGCCGTTTCAAAGAGCATATCCGATGACTTATTTTGGGTGGAAGAAGAACGTAGGATATTTGAAAGGCTTCAGCGAGAAAGAACAGAGAAGGAGGATGCTGGTCGGAGAAAG GCTGAGATAACTGCAAGGATGAAAGCTGAGATGAAGGAGAAGACTATGAGAGAGTTTCTTCTCTCACAGAAACACATTGTGTATACTGAGCCACTTGAAGTACGTGCAGGGACCACAGTTGATGTTCTATACAATCCTTCTAACACAGTGCTGAATGGGAGTCCAGAAGTTTGGTTCAGATGTTCCTTTAACCGTTGGACTCATCCAAGTGGTCCTTTGCCGCCCCAAAAGATGGTGAATGCAGAAAATGGTTCACACTTACAAGCTACAG TTAGGGTTCCTTTGGATGCATATATGATGGACTTTGTTTTCTCTGAGTCGGAAGAAGGTGGGATATATGACAACCGGGATGGGATGGACTATCATATTCCTGTGTCTGATTCCATGGCAAAGGAACCACCTATGCATATTGTGCACATTGCAGTAGAAATGGCTCCTATTGCAAAG GTTGGGGGCCTTGGCGATGTTGTTACTAGTCTTTCACGAGCTATTCAAGATTTAGGCCACAAGGTTGAGGTTATTTTTCCAAAGTATGACTGTTTAAACCTAAGCAAT GTGAAGGATTTACATTGCCGTCAAAGTTTTACTTGGGGTGGTACAGAGATAAAAGTATGGTTTGGAAAGGTTGAAGGGATCTCTGTTTATTTCTTGGAACCGCAGAATGG GATGTTTTGGGTTGGATGTGTCTATGGAAGGAACGATGAAAGTAGATTTGGCTTCTTTTGTCATTCTGCCCTGGAGTTTCTTCTCCAGAGTGGCTCCTCTCCA GATATCATACATTGTCATGATTGGTCAAGTGCTCCAGTTGCTTGGTTGTACAAGCAACATTATGTTCATAATGGGCTGCCAAATGGTCGGGTTGTATTTACGATCCACAATCTTGAATTTGGAGTCAATCACATTGGCAAAGCAATGGCACATTGTGATAAGGCTACAACT GTCTCGTACACATATTCAAAGGAAGTGTCTGGACATGGTTCTATTGCTCCTCATTATTTCAAATTCCATGGAATCCGCAACGGAATTGATTCTGATATTTGGGATCCATATAATGACAACTATATCCCG GTCCATTATACTTCTGAGAATGTTGttgagggcaagagttctgcaaaaAGGGCATTGCAGGAAAAGCTTGGATTACATCAAACTGATTCCCCTCTAGTTGGAATCATCAGTCGGCTTACAGCGCAGAAGGGAATTCACCTTATCAAACATGCAATTTATCGAACTCTTGAACGCAATGGACAG GTGGTTTTACTAGGCTCAGCTCCAGATCATCGCATACAAggtgattttagcaacttagctgcTAAACTGCATGGTGAATTTGATGGTCGCGTGAAGCTTTGTTTAACTTATGACGAGCCACTATCACATTTA ATATATGCTGGCGCCGACTTCATTCTCGTGCCTTCCATTTTCGAACCTTGTGGTTTAACACAGCTTACTGCTATGCGATATGGATCCATCCCAATTGTTCGGAAAACTGGAG GCCTTTATGATACCGTTTTTGACGTGGACGATGATAAGGATCGGGCCTGTGAACAAGGCCTTGAGCCGAACGGATTCAGCTTCGAAGGAGCTGACAGCAATGGCGTAGATTATGCTCTCGACAG GGCGATCACCACATGGTACGACGCTCGCGACTGGTTTCACTCCCTCTGCAAGCGGGTCATGGAGCAGGATTGGTCCTGGAACCGGCCTGCTCTGGACTACATGGAACTGTACCATTCCGCGCGCAAGAACTGA